In the Balaenoptera ricei isolate mBalRic1 chromosome 1, mBalRic1.hap2, whole genome shotgun sequence genome, TGGTTTTTTGAAGGACAACTCAGTCAGCAAGATCTATTGGCTAGTTAGCTATCAGGAGAAAAAGCTATGGACTAATCAATGCCAATAACAACTTTTTAGGCTGTGTGAATTGGAGAATGGTAGTTTAATTAACAGAATTTTAAGAATCAAGGTTTGGAGTTAGTGAGAGGAGAAATACAAAATTACTTGTAGAGTGATGATTTTAAGGTCATTTCAGGACCCCTGGTTGGAAATTCACAACAGGAGTTCTGGGGAGATGAGGAGAGAAATAACATTGATGTTATTGATATATTACTGTTAGAAGTTTAATAATGTGTGTTTGGGAAGTCTTATTGACCATAAATTTATAAGGCGTTGTATTGGCTTCAAATCAAAGACAGTTAATGCAGTGAAAAAAAAGCAGGTTGGAGCCAGGGTTGTGACTAcagcttcttttattttaaataataatagaaaatacacACGCAGTCCATCTATACTAACTTCAAACACTTATAATGTATGAATGAATTTgagtgtaaatattttataatctaacaaaagaataaaatacattgtttttgtcaataaataaataaataaataaataaatactgaaagcttcaacaaaagatgtgcaagacctTTACACTGAGCACTATAAACTTGctgctgagagaaaataaataattggtaAAATATCCCTTGTTCATGGATCAAAAGACTCAGTATTGCTGAGTTATCACTTCTTCCCAAATTAATGTATAGATTTAATGTAACTCCAATCAAACTGCCAGtgggatttttaaagaaattgacaagctaataTAAAATGTACATAGCAATGAATACTACTTGGAACAGCCAAGATGATTTTACTAAGGAACATCAAAGTTGGAGAATTAATTTTAGGATTGCATTATAGAGCTACACTAATTAAGACAGTATGCTATCAGCATAAGAATAGACAAGAGATCAATAGACAAtaatagaaaatccagaaatacacccacaacatatatggtcaattgattttcaacataaaagccaaggtaattcaatggaCAAAACAAATAATCTTGTCAACAAATGGTACTCATACAGTTGGATACTGatacagaaattaatgaaactttgacctttacctcacaccatacaaaaatcaattgaaatGTATCACAGACTAAAATGTAAGATCTAAGACTCTACAATTCCTGgaggaaaataggagaaaatcttagtTACAGTGGGTTAGGCAAATTGTTATTAAAAATCAGTATCCAGGAGTGGGACtgttgggtcacatggtagttctatttttagtttcttaaggaacctccatactgttatccataatggctgtatcaatttacattcccaccaagagtgtagacgggttcccttttctccacaccctctccagaatttattgtttgtagatttttgatgatgaccatactctccagtgtgagatgataactcattgtagttttgatttgcagttctctaataattagtgatgtggagcatcttttcatgtgccagcaatcccacttctgggcatatacccagagaaaaccataataccAAAAGGTAAATGCactccaatgtttattgcagcagtatttacaatagccaggacatggaaaccacctaaatgtccttcaacagaggaatggataaagaaaaggtggtacacatatacaatggaatattactcagccataaaaaggaacaaaataatgacatttgcagtgacatggatggacctagagattgtcatacagaatgaggtaagtcggaaagagaaagacaaatattgtataatattgtttacatgtggaatctagaaaaatggtccaGATGAAcacatttgcaaagcagaaatagtgacacagaaatagagaacaaatgcATGGATAACAAGGGAGTaaaggggagtgggatgaattgggagattgggattgatatatttacactactatgtataaaatagataattaatgagaacctactgtatagcacagggaatcctACCCAATGCTCTGTTGCAacttaaatgagaaggaaatccaaaaaggagggtatatatgtatatgtatagcaaaTTCGctttgctgtaaagcagaaactaacacaacattgtaaagtaactataccccaataaaaattatttttagaaaaaaacatgcaAAGAAATATATAGATTTGAGTTGAGAAAATACAGTATCATTGTTACATTGCAAATGAACAAATTGATATGTAAAGATATAAAAGGTCTTGTTCAGTGTTAGGGCAAGAAAATGCTGAAATCAAACTTTGAGCACGGGTCTATctcctaattcatttatttttaccttatcATATTGCCAGATATTtacttaataaaatgaaatatatgtttgaaaaaatcagtatccaaaatttataaataactcATAAAGAAAGTCATAAAAAGACAGACAGCTCAATAGAAACATGGGCAACAGgcactgcacacacacaaaaaaggatgcatccaaatggccaataaaagtATTCTTAAAGCTTCTAAAAGTCATTAATACTTAATAAACAGTTTATTCAAAACACAAGGAAAGATCACTACTCACAATGTACACCAGATGTGTAAAACTTTCAACAGTGTGGAAATGATCAACCAATTTAAAGAGATAGCATAGACAGCAAATACACTACACCACTGGTAGGGGGTTTAAATTGGTCCaagtattttggaaaacagtttggcattatcTATCAAAGTACAAGATGCATATacttctgggaatataccctAGAGAAATGTGTGAACATGTGCACTAGCAGGTATGAAGAAAATGTCACAGTGGCCCTAATAGCTCCAAATAGGAAATGACTTAAAGGTCAACCAAGAGtagaacaaagagagaaaagaagtgtCGTATAGCCATACAATGATATTCTAAAATACACCAGTGAATAAACTAAAACTACATAGTGTTAATTGAAAGAGACAAAAAGATGGCAtacagtataattccatttatataaagttcaaaaactgaaaaacaactaTAGCTTTTAGAGATGCCTCTATACTGGTGgttaaaaaacataaagaaaaacaggaaagtgaTTATTAGGAGTCAGGATTGTTGTTACTTCTAGTGGAGAAGGTATAGGATGTAATTTAACAAGGAAACTTTTTGAAGGATTGgtaatgttatttttcttgactTTGAATTTCTTGACTAATGATAAAAGTGTGATCAATTTATAATTATCCACGCTCAGTTATACAGCTAAAGTTTATGAACTTTCTGAATGTGTTCATCATGTGCCCCCAAAAAACGAagggcttttattttttgtttttcttaaagacagaagagggagggaaatCTATCCACAATAATATTAGGCCAGAGCCCTTTTCAAGAGTGTAAAGTCAACCCtcctaaaaagaaaatcaattccTTTAGCATTGGCTGCACAACAAGAGTAAACTTTCCTATGCATTTTGGTACCTATAAGGTGATGGAAATTAATGGGGTCGACTTCCCTATAAGATGGGAAACTAATAGACTGACATGTCACCTAGTGACCCtctcaaaataaattttcatcttgcaaaagagTTTTAATTTATTACTCAGTTCTTTTAACcttctttgaaaatgtctttgaaaagccatatatacttttaataaaaagaaataatatgtgATAATTGAAAATTACATAGTTATAAGATTTAAGACCTTTGACCCTCTGCATAATATGGCTGTCAAACTGTGAATAAATTATCAAAATCTTTACTACGTCTTCAAGATCCAACCTCTCAGACCTCAGTTGGGGATAGTGTCTCCTTGATCACTGTCCCCTCTGCTGTTACTTTGCTCTGCCTTAGCACTTGCCATCTCCTTTCACTGGTACAGTGCATCCCAGATATGCTCACCTACCTACAGCTTACTCTTCTGTTCATTCAGGTCTTTGCCCatagagccactttggaagagcTTTTCTAAACAATTGTTTCTAAACCATGCCTAACTATTATTtgtcgtgtgtgtgcgtgtgtgtgtgtgtgtgtgtgtgtgtgtgtgtgtgtaaaattccCTCAAGAATTTAGGCAGACAAGGACTTTGGTCACCATCATCATATCTCTAGCACACAAGAGACTGCCTGGCACTTGTTAGATAATTAGGAAACATTTgtgaatatattaatttatttctattagtCCACTGAGTGGAATACATTCTTTCATACTttgtacagataagaaaactgagactgagaGAGTTCAATTTTTTTCAGGGTCACACAAGGTAGGAGGAGGTAGAAATGAGTTTGAaaccaataaaataattatttgatgtATCCAATCCTAAAGACATATTTCAGGCAAAACTGAACACAGTGATGGAATAAGTCTAACTCTAATAATTCAataggaatgaaaaagaatgcTCAGAAGAGTAGTTGTAGTTGACAGAAGAGATTAAAACACTAAatgcaaaaatacaaaaagaagaaaaagaagaggagaagaagaagaaggagaagaaggagaaggagaaggagaaggagaaggagaagaagaagaagaagaagaagaagaagaagaagaagaagaagaagaagaagaagaagaagaagaagaagaagaagaagaagaagaagaagaaggaggaggaggaggaggaggaggaggaggaggaggaggaggaggaggaggaggagaagaagaagaagaagaagaagaagaaggagaaatgtGAGCTCAACCATGAAATGTGCTTCATTGGAGAAGTAAAAGAATATACATACTAAGTGTTCACAGGGTAGAGATCACAGCCTGATTACAGACAGGCAGATGGCAAAGCAAGATCAGGTGATGATCCTGCTGCTCTTCTTCCAACAACATGGTGTCTGCCTCAGGAACCAGCCTTTCCTCTGTCAGCTGTCAATCCAGGAGAGAGGTTAAGGAAGGTGCAGTCCATCACCATGGCTGAAGGAAGGATGATGGAGTCCTAGGCTAAGAAAAGCCTAGATCTTGTTGTTTCATGGTCCTGATGAAATCTGGTGCTGTTAATTATACTTGGGTGGACACTTCTGCTGGCAGGGTGGGCATGGATGCACAGGAGGACATTTCTGCTGGCACAGTAGAGGTGGGCACTGCACAGGTCGGCATGGAGGACTGGGACATGGCTCCAGACACTTTAGAGGTGGGCAAGGTTCAGGGCACTTAGGTGGGCAAGGCTCAGGGCACTTAGCTGGGAAAGGCTCAGGGCACTTAGGTATGAACACAGGAGGTGACTGGCAGGACTGCTTGCACTGATGCTGCTGGTAAGACATCTTTCCTGCGTCTCAAGGAATCTGAAATACAAACAGACAACACTGTTCATAACAGAGACAGTCCTACTGGTAGAACAATTAGCTGGGCACACAACCCTGCCGTCTCCAAGAACTTTCTATGATCCCTTATAGAGTCTTTATAGTTTTGTGTAACTTCTTCACCATTCTTTTTTAGCACCTCTTGCCCTCAGATCTTCAGGTTTTCTGGTTAATCTCTCATTCTACCACTTTCTAAAGACAAAATTACCTATGCAGGTGTTGTGTGAATACAAACACTATCTGGAGAAGAAGAACCCGGATATTAAAATTGTAGCCAATCCCAAAACAAATCTCTACTTATATATCCCATGAGGCCCTGGTTGCTGGTCTAACTGACGTGACTGTGGGCTTTTGAGGAGAAATGCAAAGGCCCATATGCAGCACTTAATGGGATTGAACTCTGAGAGGGATGCATTTGGAACTAATGTAGGGTGGGCTACAGCACAGCATCTCATATCTCTTATTCTCCTTCAGTTTAAGATCATACCTCTGACTCCATTTCTCTCATCACATTCAGGATCACCTACCAAATACCAGCTAAAATTTACCCCTatgcctcattttcttcttttccccataCAGAGCACTAATTGGTTAAAATAAAGTCACCTCCACCTCCAGGTTCAATCTTACCACTCAAGTGCCAAAAAGACCTCTAAGATTTGTACTCACCACAGGCTCCTATCACTGAGTGTCACGAAGATAGCACCACTGAGATGGAGACTCCTTTTATAAGGGCCACGCAGCCCCACACAGGGAGAACAGCCCAGGACTGACATGATTCACTTATTTCCCAACCCAAATACCAGCTGCTGGCAA is a window encoding:
- the LOC132364861 gene encoding small proline-rich protein 2E-like, whose amino-acid sequence is MSYQQHQCKQSCQSPPVFIPKCPEPFPAKCPEPCPPKCPEPCPPLKCLEPCPSPPCRPVQCPPLLCQQKCPPVHPCPPCQQKCPPKYN